From one uncultured Methanoregula sp. genomic stretch:
- a CDS encoding HEAT repeat domain-containing protein, with product MSIIKKFLNMFKSGSGEEEEARLRAQKERYENFLRALTEGDLDARWAAVRSVGDLGEPFIEPLIQGLKDEYWIIRRGSADTLGKIGAPAVAPLINALDNPGEDVQQETIRALQLIGEPSVAPLVHATKNSHPVIRRGAVQALGIMGEERAVATIIEALKDADAGVRHESAVALGRIGDPKAVAPLIECLNDPKEQVRLSAMATLCTLGEPAIEPLIRALVDTNEDVCRRAGLSIVTIGEASVEPLIRALGDQNPGIRRGAVDVLGQIGNTRAITPIIDTLDDPERLVRIEAIKALAALGVPAIAPLMQVFREGDTRMRTGAMEALWMLGQPATTPLIMVLKDDQSDVRKRAALLLGEIGDQKAVDHLTGLLSDDNVAVRREAFEALEMIKKRSS from the coding sequence ATGAGTATCATCAAGAAATTCCTCAACATGTTCAAATCGGGGAGTGGGGAGGAGGAGGAGGCACGTCTCCGTGCACAGAAGGAGCGGTACGAGAACTTCCTTCGGGCTCTCACCGAAGGGGATCTCGATGCCCGGTGGGCGGCAGTCAGATCTGTGGGGGATCTTGGCGAGCCGTTTATCGAACCGCTGATCCAGGGACTGAAGGATGAATACTGGATCATCCGGCGCGGATCTGCCGACACCCTGGGCAAGATCGGGGCGCCGGCCGTTGCACCGCTCATCAATGCCCTGGACAATCCTGGTGAGGATGTCCAGCAGGAGACCATCCGGGCTCTCCAGCTCATTGGCGAACCATCGGTTGCCCCGCTGGTCCATGCAACGAAGAACAGCCACCCGGTCATACGCAGGGGAGCCGTACAGGCACTGGGAATCATGGGTGAAGAGCGGGCCGTCGCGACCATCATCGAAGCCCTCAAAGATGCCGATGCAGGTGTCCGGCACGAAAGTGCGGTGGCATTAGGGCGGATCGGGGACCCCAAGGCAGTAGCCCCCCTGATCGAATGTCTCAATGATCCAAAAGAGCAGGTCCGGCTGTCCGCGATGGCGACACTCTGCACCCTGGGAGAACCCGCCATTGAGCCGCTGATCCGTGCACTGGTTGACACAAACGAGGATGTCTGCCGCAGGGCAGGACTCTCTATTGTCACAATAGGAGAGGCCTCCGTTGAACCCCTTATCCGGGCTCTTGGCGACCAGAACCCCGGTATCCGCAGGGGTGCTGTTGACGTGCTCGGCCAGATCGGAAATACCCGGGCCATCACACCGATCATCGATACGCTTGACGACCCGGAACGACTGGTCCGGATCGAGGCGATAAAAGCCCTCGCGGCACTGGGTGTCCCGGCAATAGCCCCGCTCATGCAGGTATTCCGGGAAGGGGATACCCGGATGCGGACGGGTGCAATGGAGGCACTCTGGATGCTTGGGCAGCCTGCGACAACTCCGCTCATCATGGTCCTCAAGGATGATCAGAGCGATGTGCGTAAACGTGCTGCACTCCTGCTGGGCGAGATCGGCGATCAGAAGGCTGTCGATCATTTGACCGGCCTCCTCTCGGATGATAATGTCGCAGTCCGGCGCGAGGCATTCGAAGCGCTCGAGATGATCAAGAAGAGATCCTCATAA